From Acidipropionibacterium acidipropionici, one genomic window encodes:
- a CDS encoding diacylglycerol/lipid kinase family protein yields MTRTGDRPSRLTLIANPAAGGGLGRRLAEGVAGRLSALMPDTRIRTLLSRSWADAEARLAEEVGQSLEDPDPGSRAVVVMGGDGMAHLGLNAVAGTPVGLGVIPAGTGNDFCRGTGLPGRIGAAVAAIASGRSGTVDLARVTGLVRTADGLAEGSRWVGSVVSTGYDARVNHGANELRLRLGSLSYAYVALRELSRFAPLHYRIETDGRVRELDAMLIAVGNAGWIGGGMQICPGADVTDGRLDLTIIHPCSRGTLVRALGSVYTGGFVRLSIVERLRARSVTVDGEGLVAMADGEDLGRVPLRIECVPGALNLLGAGARPQHRGPTH; encoded by the coding sequence GTGACGCGGACAGGTGACCGGCCCTCCCGACTCACCCTGATCGCCAATCCCGCGGCCGGCGGCGGGCTGGGACGCCGGCTCGCCGAGGGAGTCGCCGGACGGCTGTCGGCCCTCATGCCCGACACACGCATCCGCACTCTCCTCAGCCGCTCCTGGGCCGACGCAGAGGCACGTCTGGCCGAGGAGGTCGGGCAGTCCCTCGAGGACCCGGACCCCGGATCGCGGGCCGTGGTCGTGATGGGCGGCGACGGGATGGCGCACCTGGGGCTCAACGCGGTCGCCGGAACCCCGGTCGGGCTGGGTGTGATCCCGGCCGGGACCGGCAACGACTTCTGCCGGGGCACCGGGCTCCCCGGTCGCATCGGGGCGGCCGTCGCGGCCATCGCCTCCGGGCGGAGCGGAACCGTCGACCTGGCCCGGGTCACCGGCCTGGTGCGCACCGCCGATGGCCTGGCGGAGGGCTCGCGGTGGGTCGGATCGGTCGTCTCGACCGGATACGACGCCCGCGTCAACCACGGGGCCAACGAGCTGAGGCTGCGGCTGGGATCGCTGTCCTACGCCTACGTGGCGCTGCGGGAGTTGTCGCGGTTCGCGCCGCTGCACTACCGCATCGAGACCGACGGGCGGGTCCGCGAGCTGGACGCCATGCTCATCGCGGTCGGCAATGCCGGCTGGATCGGGGGAGGCATGCAGATCTGCCCCGGGGCCGACGTCACCGACGGACGCCTGGACCTGACGATCATTCACCCGTGCAGCCGGGGCACCCTCGTGAGGGCTCTCGGATCGGTCTACACCGGCGGATTCGTCCGGCTGTCGATCGTGGAACGACTGCGCGCCCGCAGCGTCACCGTCGACGGGGAGGGCCTCGTCGCGATGGCGGACGGAGAGGATCTGGGCCGGGTGCCGCTGCGCATCGAGTGCGTTCCCGGAGCCCTGAACCTGCTGGGCGCCGGTGCGCGTCCACAGCATCGGGGGCCGACGCACTAG